A portion of the Oxynema aestuarii AP17 genome contains these proteins:
- a CDS encoding iron uptake porin, with translation MSKLMWNSLLVSPAVLGALFVGSTGAIAAESQSTQTPAIAQSEQSSPLLAQATGEVLQQIGEYSQEGRGSAASGQVTSVSQLSDVQPTDWAFQALQSLVERYGCIAGYPDGTFRGNRALTRYEFAAGLNACLDVINNLIAAAVDDALSSEDLLTLQRLTEEFSAELATLRGRVDALEVRTAELEANQFSTTTKLFGESIFALAGSEGGNSVGGDTDSGVAFGTRTRLNFDTSFTGRDLLRTRLQVTTLDSFSGTNTFTPEGDLKFAADPYEEGSTTVALDTLLYSVPVGDAQVVFMANAGAADDFASTINPLDGDGGSGALSRFGTRAPIYNLVRGSGVGLTYDAGMAEVSLGYLAENASSPTRRNGLFDGPYGALAQLVFKPVNGLKLGLTYVNAYRTDMQTGSQFATPVESIAPPDGLSTITNAYGVQLGYDSGTFALGGWAGYTNARILDEGIKGDQGIFNWAVTLGVNAGPPGSQAGLVVGMEPKVVRSYNDQDLEGALEDADTSLHIEGFYQYQLTENIAITPGFIWLTAPDHDDQNDDVVIGTIRTTFRF, from the coding sequence ATGTCTAAATTAATGTGGAATTCTCTGCTGGTCAGTCCAGCAGTTTTAGGAGCGTTATTCGTCGGCTCGACCGGGGCGATCGCCGCCGAAAGCCAAAGCACGCAAACCCCCGCGATCGCACAATCCGAGCAGTCCAGCCCCCTGCTGGCCCAAGCAACCGGAGAAGTTCTCCAGCAAATCGGCGAGTACAGCCAAGAAGGACGGGGCAGCGCCGCTAGCGGACAAGTCACCTCCGTCTCCCAACTCTCCGACGTCCAGCCCACGGACTGGGCCTTCCAAGCCTTACAATCCCTGGTGGAACGCTACGGCTGTATCGCCGGGTATCCCGACGGCACCTTTCGCGGCAACCGAGCCTTAACCCGCTACGAATTCGCCGCCGGGTTAAACGCCTGTTTGGACGTGATCAACAACCTGATCGCCGCCGCCGTAGACGACGCCCTCAGCAGCGAAGACCTGCTCACCCTGCAACGGCTCACCGAAGAATTTTCGGCAGAATTGGCCACCCTCAGAGGACGGGTAGACGCCCTCGAAGTTCGCACCGCCGAACTCGAAGCCAATCAGTTCTCCACGACCACCAAACTGTTTGGCGAATCGATCTTCGCCCTGGCGGGGTCGGAAGGCGGCAACAGCGTCGGCGGCGATACCGATAGCGGCGTCGCTTTCGGTACCCGTACCCGTTTAAACTTCGATACGAGCTTTACCGGAAGAGACTTGCTACGAACTCGCCTGCAGGTCACGACCCTCGACTCGTTCTCCGGAACCAACACCTTCACCCCCGAAGGCGACCTTAAATTTGCGGCAGATCCTTACGAGGAAGGCAGCACCACCGTCGCCTTAGATACCTTGCTCTACAGCGTCCCCGTCGGCGACGCGCAAGTCGTCTTTATGGCGAATGCCGGGGCGGCTGACGACTTTGCCAGCACCATCAACCCCCTCGACGGCGACGGCGGCAGTGGCGCCCTATCTCGTTTCGGTACCCGCGCCCCGATTTACAACCTGGTTCGCGGTTCCGGTGTGGGCTTGACCTACGACGCCGGGATGGCCGAAGTCAGCTTGGGTTACTTGGCAGAAAATGCTTCGAGTCCGACGCGCCGCAACGGTCTGTTTGACGGCCCCTACGGCGCTTTGGCGCAATTGGTGTTCAAACCCGTCAACGGCTTGAAATTGGGTCTGACCTACGTCAACGCCTACCGAACCGACATGCAAACGGGTAGCCAATTCGCGACCCCGGTCGAGTCGATCGCCCCGCCGGATGGCTTGTCCACGATTACTAATGCCTACGGCGTCCAATTGGGCTACGATAGCGGCACCTTCGCCTTGGGCGGTTGGGCCGGATACACCAACGCCCGCATCCTCGACGAAGGGATCAAAGGCGACCAAGGGATCTTTAACTGGGCCGTCACCCTCGGCGTCAACGCCGGACCTCCGGGAAGCCAAGCGGGTCTGGTCGTCGGGATGGAACCGAAAGTGGTTCGTTCCTACAACGATCAGGATTTAGAAGGCGCTCTCGAAGATGCGGATACCTCCCTCCACATCGAAGGATTCTATCAGTACCAGTTGACCGAGAATATCGCGATTACTCCCGGTTTCATCTGGCTGACGGCGCCGGATCATGACGATCAAAACGATGACGTGGTGATCGGGACGATTCGTACCACCTTCCGCTTCTAG
- a CDS encoding 4a-hydroxytetrahydrobiopterin dehydratase, with amino-acid sequence MAELLNSEQIQSALSELSGWTVEGKTLQCERTFKDFIEAIAFVNRLVDPAERAGHHPDLAISYNRVKISLTTHDAGGLTANDFEMAKVISKIS; translated from the coding sequence ATGGCCGAGTTACTCAACTCCGAACAAATCCAAAGCGCTTTAAGCGAACTCTCCGGCTGGACCGTCGAAGGGAAAACCCTACAGTGCGAACGAACCTTTAAAGATTTTATCGAGGCGATTGCCTTCGTCAATCGCTTGGTCGATCCGGCAGAACGAGCGGGACACCATCCCGACCTGGCCATTTCTTACAACCGAGTCAAGATTAGTCTGACCACCCACGATGCCGGAGGGTTGACCGCAAATGATTTTGAAATGGCTAAGGTCATTTCAAAAATCTCCTGA
- a CDS encoding iron uptake porin, whose product MSKLMWNSLLVSPAVLGALFVGSTGAIAADSQSTQTPEIAQSEQSSPLLAQATGEVLQQIGEYSQEGRGSASSGQVTSVSQLSDVQPTDWAFQALQSLVERYGCIAGYPDGTFRGNRALTRYEFAAGLNACLDVINNLIAAAVDDALSSEDLITLQRLTEEFSAELATLRGRVDALEVRTAELEANQFSTTTKLFGESIFALAGSEGGNSVGGDTDSGVAFGTRTRLEFLTSFTGRDQLNTRLAITTLDSFSGTNTFTPEGDLKFAAGVYGEGSTTVELDWLRYQTNIGDVQVSFIPVGAIVPDFASTINPLDGDGGSGALSRFGTRAPIYNMVEGSGLGLTYDAGQAEISLGYFAENAGSPTRRNGLFDGAYGALAQLVFKPINGLQLGFTYVNAYRKDMQTGSQFATPVESIAPPDGLATISNAYNFGLGYDSGSFALGGWVGYTNARILDEGIKGDQGIFNWAVTLGVNAGPPGSQAGLVVGMEPKVVRSYSDQDLEGALEDADTSFHIEGFYQYQLTENIAITPGFIWLTAPDHDDQNDDVVIGTIRTTFRF is encoded by the coding sequence ATGTCTAAATTAATGTGGAATTCTCTGCTGGTCAGTCCAGCAGTTTTAGGAGCGTTATTCGTTGGCTCGACCGGGGCGATCGCCGCCGACAGCCAAAGCACGCAAACGCCCGAGATTGCACAATCCGAGCAGTCGAGCCCCCTGCTGGCTCAAGCAACCGGAGAAGTTCTCCAGCAAATCGGCGAGTACAGCCAAGAAGGACGGGGCAGCGCCTCTAGCGGACAAGTCACCTCCGTCTCCCAACTCTCCGACGTCCAGCCCACGGACTGGGCCTTCCAAGCCTTACAATCCCTGGTGGAACGCTACGGCTGTATCGCCGGGTATCCCGACGGCACCTTTCGCGGCAACCGAGCCTTAACCCGCTACGAATTCGCCGCCGGGTTAAACGCCTGTTTGGACGTGATCAACAACCTGATCGCCGCCGCCGTAGACGACGCCCTCAGCAGCGAAGACCTAATCACCCTGCAACGGCTCACCGAAGAATTTTCGGCAGAATTGGCCACCCTCAGAGGACGGGTAGACGCCCTCGAAGTTCGCACCGCCGAACTCGAAGCCAATCAGTTCTCCACGACCACCAAACTGTTTGGCGAATCGATCTTCGCCCTGGCGGGGTCGGAAGGCGGTAACAGCGTCGGCGGCGATACCGATAGCGGCGTCGCTTTCGGAACCCGGACTCGTTTGGAATTCCTCACGAGCTTTACGGGTCGGGATCAACTCAATACCCGTCTCGCGATTACCACCCTCGACTCGTTCTCCGGAACCAATACCTTCACCCCGGAAGGCGACCTCAAGTTTGCCGCCGGAGTTTATGGCGAAGGCAGCACCACCGTCGAACTCGATTGGTTGCGCTATCAAACCAATATCGGCGACGTGCAGGTTTCGTTCATTCCGGTGGGGGCGATCGTTCCCGACTTTGCCAGCACCATCAACCCCCTCGACGGCGACGGCGGCAGTGGCGCCCTGTCTCGTTTCGGTACCCGTGCCCCGATCTACAACATGGTTGAAGGATCTGGGTTGGGTCTGACTTACGACGCAGGCCAGGCGGAAATCAGCTTGGGTTACTTTGCCGAAAACGCAGGCAGTCCGACGCGCCGCAACGGCTTGTTTGACGGCGCTTACGGTGCTTTGGCTCAATTGGTGTTCAAGCCGATTAACGGTCTCCAACTCGGTTTTACCTACGTCAATGCTTACCGCAAAGACATGCAAACGGGTAGCCAATTCGCGACCCCGGTCGAGTCGATCGCCCCGCCGGATGGCTTGGCTACGATCAGCAATGCCTACAACTTTGGCCTCGGTTACGATAGTGGCTCCTTCGCTTTAGGCGGTTGGGTCGGTTATACCAACGCGCGGATCCTCGATGAAGGCATCAAAGGCGACCAAGGGATCTTTAACTGGGCCGTCACCCTCGGTGTCAACGCCGGACCTCCGGGAAGCCAAGCGGGTCTGGTCGTCGGGATGGAACCGAAAGTGGTTCGTTCCTACAGCGATCAGGATTTAGAAGGCGCTCTCGAAGATGCGGATACCTCCTTCCACATCGAAGGGTTCTATCAGTACCAGTTGACCGAGAATATCGCGATTACTCCCGGTTTCATCTGGCTGACGGCGCCGGATCATGACGATCAAAACGATGACGTGGTGATCGGGACGATTCGTACCACCTTCCGCTTCTAG
- a CDS encoding NYN domain-containing protein, whose amino-acid sequence MLRSSRRAVLLVDGYNIIGIWPSLKQTRDREGLEASREELIEALVNYGAYEGLDTRIVFDSQYRDARCDRQIVTQNLSVYYTDFNQTADSFIERTCAVLKREVHTRSQRLIVATSDRALQLTAVGYGAEWMSAHQLSRAVEATTSKRRRKYQPRKQPSSRFLISGLDAESQRRLSQLRMGL is encoded by the coding sequence ATGCTGCGCTCCTCACGGCGAGCTGTCTTGCTCGTAGATGGTTACAACATCATCGGGATTTGGCCTTCGCTCAAACAGACTCGCGATCGCGAAGGCTTAGAAGCCTCTAGAGAAGAACTGATCGAAGCCCTGGTCAACTACGGGGCTTACGAAGGACTCGATACTCGGATCGTCTTCGATTCCCAGTATCGCGATGCCCGGTGCGATCGCCAGATCGTCACCCAAAACCTCTCGGTCTATTACACCGACTTCAATCAAACTGCCGATTCCTTCATCGAAAGAACCTGCGCCGTACTCAAACGGGAAGTTCACACCCGTTCCCAGCGCCTGATCGTCGCCACCTCAGACCGCGCCTTGCAACTGACCGCCGTCGGTTACGGCGCCGAATGGATGTCAGCCCATCAGTTATCTAGAGCCGTCGAAGCGACGACCTCCAAGCGAAGACGCAAATACCAGCCGCGCAAACAACCGTCGAGCCGCTTTCTCATTTCCGGACTCGATGCCGAATCTCAACGGCGTCTGAGCCAATTAAGAATGGGTCTTTAG
- a CDS encoding RrF2 family transcriptional regulator — protein sequence MELSCKSEYALLALLELADRYDRGEPQQIRQIAAQQNIPDRYLEQLLATLRRCGIVRSQRGAKGGYLLAREPWKITLLEVVGCIEGLDATSSEEESALRSVETAVVRDIWQEACEASNAVLQKYTLQDLCTQRDARQQLNIMYYI from the coding sequence GTGGAACTTTCTTGTAAAAGTGAATATGCCCTGCTAGCTTTACTAGAGCTAGCCGATCGCTACGATCGCGGCGAACCCCAACAAATTCGGCAAATAGCCGCTCAACAAAATATCCCCGACCGATATTTAGAGCAGCTTTTGGCAACCTTACGCCGTTGCGGGATCGTTCGCAGTCAAAGAGGCGCAAAAGGTGGCTATTTACTCGCACGAGAACCTTGGAAAATTACTTTATTAGAAGTCGTCGGTTGTATTGAGGGTTTGGATGCCACCTCGTCAGAGGAAGAATCTGCCCTGCGAAGTGTAGAAACGGCTGTAGTTCGCGACATTTGGCAAGAAGCTTGTGAAGCCTCGAATGCGGTTTTGCAAAAATACACGCTTCAAGATTTATGCACCCAGAGGGATGCGCGACAGCAGCTCAATATTATGTATTACATTTAG
- the psbD gene encoding photosystem II D2 protein (photosystem q(a) protein), which translates to MTIAVGRAQTERGWFDVLDDWLKRDRFVFIGWSGLLLFPCAYLALGAWLTGTTFVTSWYTHGLASSYLEGCNFLTVAVSTPPNSLGHSLLFLWGPEAQGDFTRWCQLGGLWTFTALHGAFGLIGFCLRQLEIARLVGVRPYNGLAFTGPIAVFVSVFLMYPLGQSGWFFAPSFGVAAIFRFLLFLQGFHNWTLNPFHMMGVAGVLGGALLCAIHGATVENTLFEDGDKANTFRAFEPTQAEETYSMVTANRFWSQIFGIAFSNKRWLHFFMLFVPVTGLWMSSIGIVGLALNLRAYDFVSQELRAAEDPEFETFYTKNILLNEGIRSWMAPQDQPHQNFEFPEEVLPRGNAL; encoded by the coding sequence ATGACCATTGCAGTCGGACGCGCACAGACAGAGCGAGGATGGTTTGACGTCCTCGACGACTGGCTGAAACGCGATCGCTTCGTCTTCATCGGCTGGTCCGGCCTGCTGCTGTTCCCCTGCGCCTACCTGGCCCTGGGAGCTTGGCTCACCGGAACCACCTTCGTCACCTCCTGGTACACCCACGGACTGGCCTCCTCCTACCTGGAAGGCTGCAACTTCCTCACCGTGGCCGTTTCCACCCCTCCCAACAGCTTGGGTCACTCCCTGCTGTTCCTCTGGGGTCCGGAAGCTCAAGGAGACTTCACTCGCTGGTGTCAACTCGGCGGCTTGTGGACGTTTACCGCCCTCCACGGCGCTTTCGGCCTGATCGGCTTCTGCCTGCGTCAGCTCGAAATCGCCCGTCTCGTCGGCGTTCGTCCTTACAACGGCTTGGCCTTCACCGGCCCGATTGCCGTGTTCGTCAGCGTCTTCTTGATGTACCCCTTGGGACAGTCCGGTTGGTTCTTCGCCCCCAGCTTCGGCGTGGCGGCGATCTTCCGCTTCCTGCTGTTCCTGCAAGGGTTCCACAACTGGACCCTCAATCCCTTCCACATGATGGGAGTGGCCGGGGTTCTCGGTGGGGCGCTCCTGTGTGCCATTCACGGTGCAACCGTGGAAAACACCTTGTTTGAAGACGGCGACAAAGCCAACACCTTCCGCGCTTTCGAGCCGACCCAAGCGGAAGAAACCTACTCGATGGTGACCGCCAACCGTTTCTGGTCTCAAATCTTCGGGATTGCCTTCTCCAACAAACGTTGGTTGCACTTCTTCATGCTGTTCGTCCCGGTCACGGGCCTGTGGATGTCTTCGATTGGCATTGTCGGCTTGGCCCTGAACCTGCGCGCTTACGACTTCGTTTCTCAGGAGTTGCGCGCGGCGGAAGACCCCGAATTTGAAACCTTCTACACCAAGAACATTTTGTTGAACGAGGGGATCCGTTCTTGGATGGCTCCTCAAGACCAACCGCATCAGAATTTCGAGTTCCCCGAAGAAGTTCTGCCTCGCGGTAACGCTCTGTAA
- a CDS encoding helix-turn-helix domain-containing protein, translating to MLTLNYTDRIYPDPTEQAELLQWIETWRGVYNDALRELQDWMASGKCSADRCWLEKESGGMGVLETWGLPC from the coding sequence ATGCTGACCCTGAACTACACCGACCGAATCTATCCAGACCCCACCGAGCAGGCCGAACTGTTGCAGTGGATCGAGACCTGGCGAGGGGTATATAACGACGCCTTGCGCGAACTCCAAGACTGGATGGCTTCGGGTAAGTGTTCGGCAGACCGATGTTGGTTGGAAAAGGAATCTGGGGGAATGGGTGTGTTGGAAACGTGGGGTCTACCTTGTTAA
- a CDS encoding HD domain-containing phosphohydrolase: MRALNHPEDLELEANTRAELVEQLLDIGAALSSTYDLGELLTLILTKSRELTCSDAGSVYLIDRSDDMPKLLFKVAQNESRPNVSFREFALPLTRQSLTGYVALTGESLNLPDAYHLPEAVPYQLDRTLDRDIGYHTRSVLVLPMQNRQGETIGVVQLINRKLDPSLTVNPQNVLEVTQAYSEWEERIVRSLASQAAISIERNQLQESIENLFEGFVKASVQVIEARDPCTRGHSERVAELTVRLSEQANSVTNGPLREVCFSDRQIQEIRYAALLHDFGKVGVPEAILVKQKKLYQGQIDVIRHRFGLARRTLEMECAQAKYRYLIEHPSHIHEHPETVCPHCQELQVLDAQLARDIDQLDRYWDVLLEANEPRILAEEPLARLQELAQFTYRDIDGQLKPLISKEEMAQLMVHKGNLTPEERLAIEYHVTHTYEFLKRIPWTKDLKDVPTIAYGHHEKLDGSGYPRGLKEEAIPIQAQIMTVADIYDALTAGDRPYKRGLPVEAALRILRQEADRNKINADLLDLFEHRQVFSVLGHSLEVELETA; this comes from the coding sequence ATCCGGGCCCTTAACCATCCAGAAGATCTCGAATTGGAAGCCAATACCCGCGCCGAACTCGTCGAGCAGCTTTTGGATATCGGTGCGGCGCTTTCAAGTACCTACGACTTGGGAGAGCTGCTGACGTTGATCTTGACGAAAAGCCGAGAGCTGACGTGCAGCGATGCGGGGAGCGTTTACTTGATCGATCGCTCTGATGACATGCCCAAACTCTTATTTAAAGTCGCCCAGAACGAATCGAGACCGAACGTTTCCTTCCGAGAATTTGCCCTTCCCCTCACCCGCCAAAGCCTCACGGGATACGTCGCGCTCACCGGGGAAAGCTTGAATTTACCCGATGCCTACCACTTGCCGGAAGCGGTACCCTACCAGCTCGATCGCACCCTCGATCGCGACATCGGCTATCATACCCGTTCGGTGCTGGTGCTGCCCATGCAAAACCGCCAGGGGGAAACCATTGGCGTCGTCCAACTGATCAATCGCAAACTCGATCCGAGCTTGACCGTCAATCCGCAGAACGTGCTGGAGGTCACTCAAGCCTATTCCGAATGGGAAGAGCGGATCGTGCGATCGCTCGCCAGTCAAGCGGCAATTTCGATCGAGCGCAATCAACTGCAAGAAAGCATCGAAAATCTATTTGAAGGCTTCGTCAAAGCCTCCGTGCAAGTGATCGAAGCCCGGGATCCTTGTACCCGAGGCCATTCCGAGCGCGTTGCCGAGCTGACCGTGCGCTTGAGCGAACAAGCCAACAGCGTCACCAACGGCCCACTCCGAGAGGTGTGCTTCAGCGATCGCCAAATCCAAGAAATCCGTTACGCCGCCTTACTCCACGATTTTGGCAAAGTAGGTGTTCCGGAAGCGATCCTAGTCAAACAGAAGAAATTATATCAAGGCCAGATCGATGTCATTCGCCATCGTTTTGGCTTGGCCCGGCGCACCCTGGAAATGGAATGCGCTCAAGCCAAGTACCGTTATTTAATCGAACATCCGAGCCACATCCACGAGCATCCCGAAACGGTTTGCCCGCACTGTCAAGAGTTACAAGTCCTCGATGCCCAATTGGCCCGAGATATCGACCAACTCGATCGCTACTGGGATGTCCTGTTAGAGGCGAACGAACCCCGTATTTTAGCAGAAGAGCCTTTAGCTCGTCTTCAAGAGTTAGCCCAATTCACCTACCGAGATATTGACGGTCAATTAAAACCGCTCATCTCCAAGGAAGAAATGGCGCAACTGATGGTTCACAAAGGAAATTTAACTCCCGAGGAGCGATTGGCGATCGAGTATCACGTCACCCATACCTACGAATTCCTCAAGCGAATTCCTTGGACGAAAGATCTCAAAGACGTACCGACCATCGCCTACGGCCATCACGAAAAACTCGACGGGTCGGGTTATCCCAGAGGCTTAAAAGAAGAGGCCATTCCCATTCAAGCGCAGATTATGACCGTTGCCGATATTTACGACGCGCTGACGGCGGGCGATCGCCCCTACAAGCGCGGTTTACCCGTAGAGGCAGCCTTGAGAATCCTGCGTCAGGAAGCCGACCGCAACAAAATTAATGCCGATTTATTAGATTTGTTCGAGCATCGTCAAGTGTTTTCCGTTTTGGGACACAGTTTGGAAGTCGAACTCGAAACGGCCTGA
- a CDS encoding aminotransferase class V-fold PLP-dependent enzyme, giving the protein MSDPASIYDPSAIAFDRHWGLDPKVTFLNHGSFGACPLAVLAAQQDFQRQMERQPMHFFTEAFEPLLDAAEKHLGQFVGADPQDLAFVPNATAGVNTVLRSLCFEPGDELLTTTHEYNASRNALEFAAQRAKARVVVAEIPFPIASTDEIIDAVMARVSPKTKLVLLDRVTSVTALVFPVPSLVRELNERGIDTLVDGAQGPGAVADSLSEMGVAYYTGNCHKWLCAPKGSAFLYVRRDKQAQIRPLSISHGANSTRRDRTRFQLEFEWTGTDDPSAYLSVPVAIDFIGSLLPGGWDAVMERNRALVLEARQIVVEALEVALPCPDELIASMASIPLPERVRADRASSLERQLRDRYQIQTKIMPAIDRPGCVLRLSAQLYNSIEQYRQLAQALRELLAV; this is encoded by the coding sequence ATGTCCGATCCTGCTTCAATTTACGACCCTTCCGCGATCGCGTTCGATCGCCATTGGGGATTAGATCCCAAGGTCACCTTTCTCAACCACGGCTCCTTTGGCGCTTGTCCGTTGGCTGTATTAGCGGCGCAACAGGACTTTCAACGGCAGATGGAACGGCAACCGATGCACTTTTTTACCGAAGCCTTCGAGCCGCTTTTAGATGCTGCGGAAAAACATTTAGGGCAATTTGTCGGGGCCGACCCTCAAGATCTGGCGTTCGTTCCCAATGCGACTGCCGGGGTCAATACGGTTTTGCGATCGCTCTGTTTTGAACCGGGGGATGAATTACTCACCACCACCCACGAATATAACGCCAGTCGCAACGCCTTAGAATTTGCGGCGCAACGGGCGAAGGCGCGGGTCGTCGTCGCCGAGATTCCCTTTCCCATCGCCAGTACCGATGAGATTATAGATGCGGTGATGGCGCGGGTGTCGCCCAAAACGAAATTGGTGTTACTCGATCGCGTCACCAGTGTCACCGCCTTAGTGTTTCCCGTTCCTTCATTAGTCCGAGAACTGAACGAACGCGGGATCGACACCTTGGTAGATGGCGCCCAAGGTCCCGGGGCCGTCGCCGACTCCTTAAGCGAGATGGGGGTGGCGTACTATACCGGAAATTGCCATAAATGGCTGTGCGCGCCCAAAGGATCGGCGTTTCTCTACGTCAGACGCGACAAACAGGCGCAAATTCGACCTCTGAGTATCAGTCACGGCGCCAATTCAACGCGACGCGATCGCACTCGCTTTCAACTGGAATTTGAGTGGACCGGAACCGACGATCCGAGTGCGTATTTGAGCGTTCCCGTGGCGATTGACTTCATCGGTTCCCTGCTTCCCGGCGGTTGGGACGCCGTGATGGAGAGAAACCGCGCTTTAGTGTTAGAAGCGCGTCAAATAGTGGTCGAGGCGTTAGAGGTTGCCCTCCCCTGTCCCGACGAACTCATCGCCTCGATGGCGTCGATTCCTTTACCGGAAAGGGTTAGGGCCGATCGCGCCTCCAGTTTGGAACGGCAATTGCGCGATCGCTACCAGATTCAAACGAAAATTATGCCCGCGATCGATCGTCCGGGCTGCGTGCTGCGACTGTCGGCGCAACTTTATAATTCGATCGAACAATATCGCCAACTGGCGCAAGCTTTGAGGGAATTGTTGGCAGTTTAA
- a CDS encoding zinc ribbon domain-containing protein produces MCWKRGVYLVKVDPSGTSQTCPHGFATVIKGLEVREHHCSECEYRTDRDPPPVSLRERAAAEMVLHRGLEQVSRQGRWRKETACQVGLSGFNDLDK; encoded by the coding sequence GTGTGTTGGAAACGTGGGGTCTACCTTGTTAAGGTCGATCCTAGCGGCACTAGCCAAACCTGTCCCCACGGTTTTGCTACAGTCATTAAGGGGTTGGAAGTCAGAGAACATCATTGTTCTGAGTGCGAGTATCGAACCGATCGCGATCCGCCTCCGGTGTCGCTACGCGAACGGGCTGCAGCAGAGATGGTGTTGCATCGTGGACTCGAACAAGTTAGTCGCCAGGGACGCTGGAGAAAGGAAACCGCCTGTCAAGTCGGTCTGTCGGGGTTTAATGACCTAGACAAGTAA
- a CDS encoding energy-coupling factor ABC transporter ATP-binding protein translates to MICENLDLKKVPAIRVADLCFQWPSGAEVLRSCSLEVPKGEFWMLLGTNGSGKSTLLRLLANLLTPASGDVEIAGSVGFVFQNPDHQLVMPTVGADVAFGLVRERLSFVQIRDRVREALAAVNLLELERRPIYALSGGQKQRIAIAGAIAGHCEVLLCDEPTALLDPDSQLDLVAQVRHLVKTRGMTALWVTHRLDELDYCDGAFLLEGGKVVAQGDPETLKKRSTDCEKNSQS, encoded by the coding sequence ATGATCTGCGAAAACCTCGATCTCAAGAAGGTTCCGGCGATTCGAGTGGCCGACCTCTGCTTCCAGTGGCCGAGTGGGGCGGAGGTTTTGCGCTCTTGTTCGTTGGAGGTTCCCAAAGGCGAGTTTTGGATGCTCTTAGGCACCAACGGCAGTGGTAAATCGACCTTATTGCGGCTGTTGGCGAATTTACTGACCCCGGCGAGTGGCGACGTCGAGATCGCCGGGTCGGTCGGCTTCGTGTTCCAAAATCCGGATCACCAGCTCGTGATGCCCACTGTAGGGGCAGATGTGGCGTTTGGCTTGGTGCGCGAGAGGCTGTCCTTCGTCCAGATCCGCGATCGCGTGCGCGAGGCCCTGGCGGCGGTCAACCTGCTCGAATTGGAACGACGCCCGATTTACGCCCTCAGTGGCGGGCAAAAACAACGGATTGCCATTGCCGGGGCGATCGCGGGACATTGCGAAGTGCTGTTATGCGACGAACCCACGGCCCTGCTCGATCCCGACAGCCAACTCGATCTCGTCGCCCAAGTCCGCCATTTGGTCAAGACCCGGGGGATGACGGCGTTATGGGTCACCCACCGCTTAGACGAGCTGGACTACTGCGACGGCGCATTTCTCCTCGAAGGAGGAAAAGTAGTGGCCCAGGGCGATCCGGAAACCCTCAAAAAACGATCGACGGATTGCGAAAAAAACTCGCAATCCTAG